In the genome of Ignavibacteriales bacterium, one region contains:
- a CDS encoding secretin and TonB N-terminal domain-containing protein — protein sequence MKKLLEKPHCKAFFICILLLLSCIDKYIYAQSIDFPPNSSSLINAINIKDTDIKDIYRSIAFEYETNIVVNNDINKRVSVALFNMTVFDAIKTIAEDNELVFQYDNRRFFISSPQILKTPEPLPGIPIVEFSKDKLSIELDNSEISEFVKVLREKTKQNFLLTPGTNGRITGKLLNVELEKGLNNLLGNNGYYLINKDSIYFISRSAYFSSLENSNDLTKRPYWVSAQNNLVTLDVTQADLGRILNDLSNQLNLQLLKLADPNAVVTIKCKDVSLRTAMDYLFKGTEFTYKFENGVYLIGNKTSKGLDETRLAYLNYLRADQVKEKIPASIIQNVHTSISIEHNALVLSGSNENINVVMDFIEKIDQPVPQVLIEALVVDYNLDNIKSFGINAGFGDSTKLTRPDKWFPGIDVTASGKKINSLLSDIGTVSIFGENVDIGKLGKLPDNFYVNIKAMEQNGLANIKSKPILSTLNGHTASLKIGTVQNYIFKEIVPIVNAVNSTFIEKERIEKIEAIISFEITPFVGNNGELTLEIKPNFETPVGSFSPDKDQIPAINTRSFVSTVRLRDGETIVLGGVVQESEINNEAKFPILGDIPILGEFFTDKEKSVRKGELMIYLTPRIFYGDELTMNQSRNK from the coding sequence ATGAAGAAGTTATTAGAGAAACCACATTGTAAAGCTTTTTTCATCTGCATTTTATTATTGCTGTCGTGCATTGATAAATATATTTATGCTCAGTCAATTGATTTTCCTCCAAATAGTTCCTCACTTATAAATGCAATAAATATCAAAGACACTGATATTAAAGATATCTACCGTTCAATTGCCTTCGAATACGAAACAAACATCGTAGTTAATAATGACATAAATAAACGGGTTTCGGTAGCCCTATTCAATATGACTGTCTTTGATGCGATTAAAACAATAGCTGAAGACAATGAACTGGTTTTTCAATACGACAACCGCAGATTTTTTATTTCATCACCTCAAATTTTAAAAACTCCGGAACCATTACCTGGTATTCCAATTGTAGAGTTTTCAAAAGACAAGCTATCGATTGAACTGGACAATTCAGAAATATCAGAATTCGTGAAAGTTCTTAGAGAAAAGACAAAACAGAATTTTTTATTGACTCCCGGTACAAATGGGAGAATTACAGGTAAGCTTTTGAATGTCGAATTAGAAAAAGGTCTGAATAATTTATTGGGTAATAATGGATATTATTTGATAAATAAAGATTCTATTTATTTTATATCTCGCTCTGCATATTTCTCAAGCCTTGAGAATTCTAATGACTTAACAAAAAGACCTTACTGGGTAAGTGCCCAAAACAATTTAGTGACTCTTGATGTAACCCAAGCTGATTTAGGACGGATACTGAATGATCTTTCTAATCAGTTAAATCTACAGCTACTAAAACTGGCAGATCCTAATGCAGTTGTAACTATCAAATGTAAGGATGTTTCTTTGCGCACTGCGATGGATTATCTGTTTAAGGGAACTGAATTTACATACAAATTCGAAAATGGTGTCTACCTCATAGGAAACAAAACGAGTAAAGGGCTGGATGAAACAAGACTTGCATATTTAAACTATTTAAGAGCAGACCAGGTAAAAGAAAAAATTCCCGCGTCAATAATTCAGAATGTCCATACTAGTATTTCAATTGAACATAATGCACTTGTCCTGAGCGGATCTAATGAAAATATAAATGTCGTTATGGACTTTATAGAAAAGATTGATCAGCCCGTACCACAAGTTTTAATTGAAGCATTAGTTGTGGATTATAATCTCGATAATATTAAATCATTCGGAATCAATGCAGGGTTCGGTGATTCGACAAAACTTACCAGACCTGATAAATGGTTTCCCGGAATTGATGTTACTGCAAGTGGAAAAAAAATAAACAGCTTGTTGAGTGACATCGGCACAGTTTCAATATTCGGAGAAAATGTTGATATAGGTAAACTTGGTAAACTGCCGGATAACTTTTATGTAAATATAAAAGCAATGGAACAAAATGGATTGGCTAATATAAAATCCAAACCGATACTATCAACACTTAATGGGCACACTGCATCATTAAAAATCGGTACGGTTCAGAACTATATTTTTAAAGAAATAGTCCCGATTGTAAATGCAGTAAACTCTACATTTATTGAAAAGGAAAGAATAGAAAAAATCGAAGCAATAATTTCATTTGAGATAACACCATTTGTTGGAAATAATGGTGAACTGACTCTTGAGATTAAACCAAATTTCGAAACACCGGTTGGAAGTTTCTCTCCTGACAAGGATCAGATACCTGCAATAAATACAAGATCTTTTGTATCGACTGTGAGACTGAGAGATGGTGAAACTATTGTTTTAGGGGGTGTTGTCCAGGAATCCGAAATAAACAATGAAGCAAAATTTCCGATTCTTGGAGATATCCCGATTTTAGGTGAGTTTTTCACCGACAAGGAAAAGTCGGTCCGCAAGGGAGAACTAATGATATACCTAACACCTAGAATATTTTATGGTGATGAACTTACCATG